A window of the Salvelinus sp. IW2-2015 linkage group LG37, ASM291031v2, whole genome shotgun sequence genome harbors these coding sequences:
- the ino80b gene encoding INO80 complex subunit B isoform X1 → MGKRKDMIHPRFLLGDGDHLGLHSLHRRKHKKHKKHKKKHHCDDGHSSYSEALESSSGILVKPPTQLRLKPPTQLRLKPPTQLRLKPPTQLRLKIKLGGQTLGTKSVPTFSVVPGVARSPSPLMIVDDDDDSDDDDDEEPSEGVPLEQYRAWLGECQDEDSNLDPSPLPDMDSDSLGGLGGPVDEEEKWLDALEKGELDDNGELKKEVDESLLTARQKALLHKQQNQPLLELPMGYKEKEMTAEMMQKREERARKRRLQAAKKAEENKNQTIERLTKTSKAKIKSMRERKSKQAQCPMVRYCDSAQGMGISFPKGVLAPTPAPLCPPPPAPVGCGVNGCSNLKRYSCSKTGIPLCSLECYKKNLVLVVESAI, encoded by the exons GTGATGGAGACCACCTGGGGTTACACAGCCTACATAGGAGGAAACACAAGAAGCATAAGAAGCACAAGAAGAAGCATCACTGTGACGACGGGCACAGCTCCTACTCCGAGGCCCTGGAGTCATCTTCTGGCATCCTGGTCAAGCCCCCCACACAGCTCCGACTCAAGCCCCCCACGCAGCTCCGACTCAAGCCCCCCACGCAGCTCCGACTCAAGCCCCCCACGCAGCTCCGACTCAAGATCAAACTGGGAGGCCAAACGCTGGGGACCAAAAG TGTGCCAACATTCAGTGTGGTCCCTGGTGTAGCCCGCTCCCCGTCTCCTCTGATGATCGTAGACGATGATGACGACTcggatgatgatgacgatgaggaGCCTTCTGAGGGCGTCCCACTCGAGCAGTACCGGGCCTGGCTTGGTGAGTGCCAAG ATGAGGACAGTAACCTGGACCCGTCTCCTCTGCCAGACATGGACTCTGACTCCCTGGGAGGACTGGGGGGGCCGGTGGACGAGGAGGAGAAGTGGCTGGACGCCCTGGAGAAAGGAGAGCTCGACGACAACGGAGAGCTGAAGAAGGAGGTTGATGAGTCACTGCTCACAGCCAGACAG AAAGCCCTCCTGCACAAGCAACAGAACCAGCCTCTCCTGGAGCTGCCCATGGGCTACAAGGAGAAGGAGATGACCGCTGAGATGATGCAGAAGAGGGAGGAGCGCGCCCGCAAGAGGCGCCTGCAGGCTGCCAAGAAGGCAGAGGAGAACAAGAACCAGACCATTGAGAGGCTCACCAAGACCTCGAAGGCCAAGATCAAGAGCATGAGGGAACGCAAGTCCAAGCAGGCCCAGTGTCCCATGGTCCGCTACTGCGACTCGGCCCAGGGAATGGGGATTTCCTTTCCCAAGGGGGTGCTAGCCCCCACCCCTGCTCCCCTGTGCCCCCCTCCACCGGCACCGGTAGGGTGCGGAGTAAACGGGTGCAGTAATCTGAAGAGGTACTCGTGCTCCAAGACAGGGATCCCTCTCTGTAGTCTGGAGTGCTACAAGAAGAATCTGGTCCTTGTTGTGGAGAGCGCCATTTGA
- the ino80b gene encoding INO80 complex subunit B isoform X2, translated as MGKRKDMIHPRFLLGDGDHLGLHSLHRRKHKKHKKHKKKHHCDDGHSSYSEALESSSGILVKPPTQLRLKPPTQLRLKPPTQLRLKPPTQLRLKIKLGGQTLGTKSVPTFSVVPGVARSPSPLMIVDDDDDSDDDDDEEPSEGVPLEQYRAWLDEDSNLDPSPLPDMDSDSLGGLGGPVDEEEKWLDALEKGELDDNGELKKEVDESLLTARQKALLHKQQNQPLLELPMGYKEKEMTAEMMQKREERARKRRLQAAKKAEENKNQTIERLTKTSKAKIKSMRERKSKQAQCPMVRYCDSAQGMGISFPKGVLAPTPAPLCPPPPAPVGCGVNGCSNLKRYSCSKTGIPLCSLECYKKNLVLVVESAI; from the exons GTGATGGAGACCACCTGGGGTTACACAGCCTACATAGGAGGAAACACAAGAAGCATAAGAAGCACAAGAAGAAGCATCACTGTGACGACGGGCACAGCTCCTACTCCGAGGCCCTGGAGTCATCTTCTGGCATCCTGGTCAAGCCCCCCACACAGCTCCGACTCAAGCCCCCCACGCAGCTCCGACTCAAGCCCCCCACGCAGCTCCGACTCAAGCCCCCCACGCAGCTCCGACTCAAGATCAAACTGGGAGGCCAAACGCTGGGGACCAAAAG TGTGCCAACATTCAGTGTGGTCCCTGGTGTAGCCCGCTCCCCGTCTCCTCTGATGATCGTAGACGATGATGACGACTcggatgatgatgacgatgaggaGCCTTCTGAGGGCGTCCCACTCGAGCAGTACCGGGCCTGGCTTG ATGAGGACAGTAACCTGGACCCGTCTCCTCTGCCAGACATGGACTCTGACTCCCTGGGAGGACTGGGGGGGCCGGTGGACGAGGAGGAGAAGTGGCTGGACGCCCTGGAGAAAGGAGAGCTCGACGACAACGGAGAGCTGAAGAAGGAGGTTGATGAGTCACTGCTCACAGCCAGACAG AAAGCCCTCCTGCACAAGCAACAGAACCAGCCTCTCCTGGAGCTGCCCATGGGCTACAAGGAGAAGGAGATGACCGCTGAGATGATGCAGAAGAGGGAGGAGCGCGCCCGCAAGAGGCGCCTGCAGGCTGCCAAGAAGGCAGAGGAGAACAAGAACCAGACCATTGAGAGGCTCACCAAGACCTCGAAGGCCAAGATCAAGAGCATGAGGGAACGCAAGTCCAAGCAGGCCCAGTGTCCCATGGTCCGCTACTGCGACTCGGCCCAGGGAATGGGGATTTCCTTTCCCAAGGGGGTGCTAGCCCCCACCCCTGCTCCCCTGTGCCCCCCTCCACCGGCACCGGTAGGGTGCGGAGTAAACGGGTGCAGTAATCTGAAGAGGTACTCGTGCTCCAAGACAGGGATCCCTCTCTGTAGTCTGGAGTGCTACAAGAAGAATCTGGTCCTTGTTGTGGAGAGCGCCATTTGA